Within the Acidimicrobiia bacterium genome, the region ACGAGCTGCGAGCCCGGGAGGCGGTCCGGCCCGGGATCACCGGCCTCTGGCAGGTCGAGGCCCGCGACAACCCGTCGTTCCTCGCCTACCGGCGCTTCGACCTCTTCTACATCCAGAACTGGTCCGTCGCCCTCGACCTCAAGATCCTCGCCAGCACCGCGGGCGCGCTCGTCACCCACGTGCTGCGGATGACCCGGCACGCCACCGAAGACACCGAGATCGATCTCGTGGGCGCCGATCGTCAACACGTCGGCGGCGACCGAACCGACGGCGACCGATCCGGAAGCTCCACCGCCTGAGGGGCTCGTCCGGTCCCGCCACGGTCCCGGACCCGCTGCGGAGCGCAGCCTCGTGTCGACGCCGCCGCACCGCCAGCATCCCGGGCAACGGAGCCCCGACGGCCCGAGTTCGCTGGTGGCCCGCGCTGCGGCCGTCCCGCGCGCCCCGTCGTCGACGGGTCGCACCGACGGCTCGATCAGAACCCGGGTGCGAGCGGCGCGAGCCGAGCGCCGGGGCCGCCCGGATGGCTCTGGGAGTTGTTGGTGACCCAGCGCATCGCCGCTTGGACCGTCGGCATGTCACGAGTGGCCGCGGCGATCGCGGCGGCGTCACGCGGGTCGCTCTGCTGGTCCTGGGCGTAGAACACGTTTGCGCCCGCGTTGTCGACGTCGTAGGCCCCGTAGTGCTGCAGGGCGTCCCAGATCGCCGACCCGAGCGGGCTGAGGCCGGCCGGCTTCGGAACACCGGGCGGGATCGCCAGCAGGCCGGCCTCTTGGGCTCCGTCGCATCGCACCGCGGGCCAGATCGGGCACGGGCCGGAGCCGGGTGGTGGCCGGACCGGGTTGGGCCCGGCGTCGGCGAGGTTGCCGAGATCCTGCAGGTCGCTCCCGTGGCTGGCGAAGGCGAGGACGTGCCGGATCGAGTGCGCGGCGATGTCCCGCGGTCGGATCAATCCTCCGAGGAAGCTCGTGCCCGCACCTCGCATCGGCCCCAAGAACGCGTGCTTCCGAAGATCGACGTGCAGGTACTTGCCGGCCGTGTACGGGTCTCCGGCCGTGCCCGCGTGCGTCCCTCGATCGAACTGCCACCACTCCTCGGAGAACCGCCGGTCGGGAGAGATGACGACGAGACTCAGGTCGGTGCCGACGGCCCCCTGCGCGCTCGGGGGCATCCGCACCGTCGCGTCGCGAGGAGAGTCTCCACCACTGGTGCGCACCGTGCGCCACGGATCCGAACGCGACGCGTAATAGACAGAAATCGAATACTGGGTGTAGTTGATCCACTGCGCCGTCTTCAGGACTTGGGCCGAATCGAACGTCGCGCCCGAGCCGAGCGGGACGTTCCAGGGGTCGTCGGGGGCGAACGGCCACACGCTGGCGTCACGAGGGGCACGCGGTGACGCCGGCGTCGAGCGCCCGGTCATGCCCGTCGCCAGCCCGCACAGCAGCAGACACGCGACGAGCGAACGTCGACCAGTCATCGGGGCTCCGTCCGCGGGTAGACGGTGGTGCCAGCGCCCGCGTCGCCGGCCCGGCCCGACCGTCTACCACGCGCTTCGGGGGCCCGGCACGCGGGCTCCGCGCCGGGCCCGCCAGCGGCGTGAACGGGCGGCCGCCGACGCCGCTGCGGCCTGCCGGCCCCGGCTCGGGCCCCCGGGAGCCGAGGCCCGGCGGGCCCACCGGGCCGACGCTCCGACGCCGGCCCGCTCGCCCTCCTCGGCTGGGGTTCCGGGCCGGCACACCCGGGTGGGGGTCGATCGCCGAGAGGGGCCCGGAACCCCGGAATCTCAGGGCCTTTCGCCGCGCGCGCCGACCCGGCGGCGTGGGACAATGGAGCGTCGCGACCCGACGCCGAGGCCGCCGCGGGGAGGCGGAGGCCCGAGCGGCGGGGTCCCGCGCGAGAGGTAGGTGACCAGGTGCCCAGGAAGGGACGTGCTCGCCGGTTCCGTGAGGCCCGGGAGCTCAAGCAGGGCTTTGACGACGGGCTCTTCTCCGAGTCCGACCGGACGCTTGCCGATATGGAGGAGAACGGGGACGACAGCTCGGCCTGGCTCGAGGAGCGTGACGAGCACGGCGAGGACTGGGACGAGGACGACCCGCTCCGGATCGACGAGCGGCGGCGGTAGCGGCCCGGGAGGCGCCCCGCCGACGCTGGACCGCTCCGTCCGGCTCCTCCGGCCGCCGCCCGGCGGTCAGGTCACCCGGGGATCCGCTCGGTCGGGATCGATGTCGTAGCGCCGGATGGCCTCGGCGACCTGCTCGCCCTTCAGGTCGCCCTGCCGGGCCAGGGCCTCGAGCACGGCCACGACGATGTGGGCCGCATCCACCTCGAAGTGCCGCCGCAGCGCCGCTCGCGTGTCCGAGAACCCGTATCCGTCGGTGCCGAGCGCCACGAACGGCGAGGGGGCCCACCGGGCGATCTGGTCGGGGACGGCCTTGAGGAAGTCGGTCACCGCGACGATGGGGCCCTCGGCGTCGGCGAGGGCCTCGGTCACGTACGGGACCTTCGGGACCTCGGTCGGGTGGAGCCGGTTCGAGCGCTCCACGCCGAGCGCGTCGTCGCGGAGGAGCTTGTAGCTGGTCGCGCTCCAGAGGTCGGCCGCGACGTCGAACTCGTCGGCGAGCATCCGCTGGGCGTCGAGCGCGGCGAGGACGGCGGTGCCGCTGGCCAGGATCTGGGCCCGGTACCGGCGGTCGTGCTCGGCGGCGCGGAACGGGTAGAGCCCGCGGACGATGCCGTCCTCGACGCCCGGCGGCATGGCCGGCATCGGGTAGGTCTCGTTGTAGAGGGTGAGGTAGTAGAAGCAGTCCTCGGCGTTCGAGCCGTACATGCGCTCGATCCCGTCGCGGATGATGACCGCGACCTCGTACGCGAACGCGGGGTCGTAGGGCCGGCAGTTCGGGTACGCGGCGGCGTAGAGCTGGCTCTGGCCGTCGCAGTGCTGGAGCCCCTCCCCCGTCAGCGTGGTGCGCCCGGCGGTGGCGCCGAGCAGGAAGCCGCGGCCACGCTGGTCGCCGAAGCTCCAGATGAGGTCACCCACCCGCTGGAAGCCGAACATCGAGTAGAAGATGAAGAACGGGATCATCGGCTCGCCCCACGTCGCGTACGCGGTGCCGGCGGCGGTGCAGCTCGCCATCGAGCCCGCCTCGGTGATCCCCTCCTCGAGGAGACGCCCCGAGCGCGCCTCCTGGTACGAGAGCAGCAAGGCGGCGTCGACCGGCTCGTAGGCCTGGCCGAACGGGGCGTAGATCTGGAACTCGCGGAACAGCGCGTCGAGGCCGAAGGTCCGGGCCTCGTCCGGGATGATCGGCACCACGCGCCGGCCGAGGTGCGGGTCCCGGAGCAGGTTGCGGAGGAGCCGGGCGAACGCCGAGGTGGTGGACGCCCGCACCTTCTCCCCGCTCCCCGCGAGCAGGTCTCGG harbors:
- a CDS encoding sugar transferase, with amino-acid sequence ELRAREAVRPGITGLWQVEARDNPSFLAYRRFDLFYIQNWSVALDLKILASTAGALVTHVLRMTRHATEDTEIDLVGADRQHVGGDRTDGDRSGSSTA